From the genome of Nicotiana sylvestris chromosome 2, ASM39365v2, whole genome shotgun sequence, one region includes:
- the LOC104224327 gene encoding auxin-responsive protein IAA16-like, whose product MDFEETELRLGLPCGGERKKAHETYNNSNGKRDFSEEVDLKLNLSSKLTENQAAKAQVVGWPPVRSFRKNILHVAAAALVKVSMDGAPYLRKVDLNMYKNYQQLSDALSNMFSSFTIGNCEVQGMKDFMNERKLMDLLNSCDFVPTFEDKDGDWMLVGDVPWGMFVESCKRLRIMKGTEAIGLAPKTMEKCKNRS is encoded by the exons ATGGATTTTGAGGAGACAGAGTTAAGGCTAGGGTTGCCTTGTGGAGGAGAAAGAAAAAAAGCTCATGAAACTTATAATAATTCTAATGGGAAAAGAGATTTCAGTGAAGAAGTGGATTTGAAGCTCAACCTTTCTTCAAAACTAACAGAGAATCAAGCTGCCAA GGCCCAAGTTGTGGGTTGGCCACCAGTGAGGTCCTTCAGGAAGAATATATTAcatgttgctgctgctgctttaGTCAAAGTCAGTATGGATGGTGCACCTTACCTTAGAAAAGTGGACTTAAACATGTACAAGAATTATCAACAACTATCTGATGCCTTATCCAACATGTTCAGTTCCTTCACTATTG GAAACTGTGAAGTCCAAGGCATGAAAGATTTCATGAATGAAAGAAAGCTGATGGATCTTTTGAATAGTTGTGATTTTGTTCCTACCTTTGAAGACAAAGATGGTGATTGGATGCTTGTCGGCGATGTCCCTTGGGG GATGTTTGTTGAATCTTGCAAGCGTTTGCGCATCATGAAAGGAACTGAAGCAATAGGACTAG CACCGAAGACTATGGAGAAATGCAAGAACAGAAGCTGA